The Megalops cyprinoides isolate fMegCyp1 chromosome 19, fMegCyp1.pri, whole genome shotgun sequence genome has a window encoding:
- the fgf21 gene encoding fibroblast growth factor 21: MPLSSFCSFTCNLCLFVFLVPFSLCFYVPGQSPLLSFSDQVRERHLYTENKRQGLFLEIAPDGSVRGTPIQTANSLLEFRSVRAGETVIKGVSTSLYLCVDSAGHLRGQRSYTEADCTFRELLLADGYTLFLSPHHGLPVSLPLKQSGQKHTPPFSQFLPVKNQLFAGVGREERPRENLQQIKDKMDVESDDPFGMELARIDSVLSPGFLSR; the protein is encoded by the exons AtgcctctctcttctttctgttcATTCACTTGCAatctctgcctctttgtctTCCTCGTTCCCTTCTCCCTTTGTTTTTATGTTCCTGGCCAAAGTCCACTTTTATCCTTCAGTGATCAAGTCAGAGAAAGACATCTCTAcacag agaataaAAGACAAGGGCTGTTTCTGGAGATAGCCCCTGATGGCTCAGTGCGGGGGACTCCCATCCAGACTGCAAACA GTCTGCTGGAGTTTAGATCAGTGAGAGCAGGTGAAACAGTAATTAAGGGGGTATCAACATCCCTCTACCTATGTGTGGACAGCGCTGGACATCTGAGGGGACAG cGGAGTTACACAGAGGCAGACTGCACCTTCAGAGAACTGCTGCTGGCAGATGGATACACTCTTTTCCTTTCACCGCACCACGgacttcctgtttcccttcCATTAAAGCAGTCAGGTCAGAAACACACCCCACCATTCTCACAGTTCCTGCCTGTGAAAAATCAGCTGTTTGCAGGGgtggggagagaagagagaccgAGGGAAAATCTTCAACAGATTAAAGACAAAATGGATGTGGAATCTGACGACCCGTTCGGAATGGAGCTGGCTCGGATTGACTCTGTGCTCAGCCCAGGATTCCTCAGTAGGTAA